The sequence ttagtagagacagggtctcgctcttgctcaagctggtctcgaactcctgagctcaaatgatccacccgcctcagcctcccagagtgctaggattacaggtgtaagccaccgcgcccggccctccatAATTTATTAAACAGGTTCCCTTATTGGTAAGCATTTAAGTTACTatcaattttttgctattataacaATACTGGAATGAATAGTACTGTATATCCATCATGCTGCATGTGCGTATTTGTGGGATAAATTcccaaaacaaaactggaaatggCTTGGTCAAATAACGTGCATTTGTACCGTTGACAGCTATTGCCAAATGCCCTCCATGGGGCAATCTGTACTCTCACCAGCAAGGTAGGAGAATATCTACTTCCCCACAGCTTTGGCAACAGAGTGACTAATCCTTAGATCTTACTCAATCTGATAGATGAAAATTCACTTAGCTTTTTTATGCTGTGTTTCTCCCAAAAGACTGCCTCTTAACTAACTCAACTGTACTGCAGCCTGCCGTTCCCCATCCTGTCTCAGGCTCACAGGCATTCAGGCCTGGATTGAGTGCCCAGGGTCCCCTCCTAGTCTGGTGGGGGTTGATGACACAAACACCTACTGCAGTTGGTAAAGCAATCTAGACTCCAGGGTCTAGCTTACCTACTGGCCATGTAGGCAGATGCTTCTCCTTGGAGGACATTCCCAAactctttaaaagatattttctaaagCAGCTTTGAGGCACACAGCACAGGCTTTAGGATCAAAAAGCCCCAGTTTAAAGTCTGACTCTACGACTTACTTAGCTCAGTTATCTTGGGTAGACACTTAATCTTTTTGATCCTTGGTTTCTTTCTATACAAAGAGGTAATAATGCCTATTTCATAAATTTGTGTGAGGAGCTCTTATCATAGTAAGTACTCATAAAGCagtaatatatatgtacatattatatatacacacacacatacacacacacaccattcttactcagacaatagaatattacaTGGCTACTAAAAATCATGCCatacaggaggatcacttgagcccaggaatttgagtccagcctgagcaacatagtgagacctcatctctaaaataatttttttaattttaaaaataatgccatagaaaaatattaattagcaTGAGACAGTACTTATaccattatgataagtgaaaaaaGGCCATAAAATAGCttatatatcattttgtttttaaataatatatacatatattaaggcattttatcaaaaaaatttttagagatggggtctcactgtgttgcccaggctggcgttgaactcctaggctcaagtgatcctcccaccaagcctccctagtagctgagaccataggcatgtgccactgtgcccagcttcttaatgtattttaaaagaactgggaggaaaaaaatcaaatgtttcatttttcttcatgcttTTGTGTGATTTCTTGGTTCTCTGAACAGAGCCTGAGCTACTTTtgaaattaggggaaaaaagattaggtgggagtggggggtaGAGAATGTACCTTCATAGGCACCAAATTCCATAGCCAGGAAGGTTGCACATCCTTCTGGGAGGGTTCTCGAGATTCCCTCAAAGGAAGGGATTCGCCTGCAGTAGACACAGACTGTTTGCCACTCAGTAGCCCTTCCTTTGAGGAATGAAGCACCTCTCCTTTATCCATTGGCCCTGGTGGGGCCATCAATCCCAACGCAGAAGTGGGTATATAACCTAGGCAGGCCAACCAGAATACGCTCTCCCTCTGAACCAAGGACTGGTCCAGAAGGGGCATGTGACCCAAGTCAGGCCACAGCCTTCCCAGATTAGTAGAAGCTAAcaagtctcttttctttttaaatctggaGCTGTGgggtgggcgtggtggctcacgcctgtaatcccagcactttgggaggccgaggcaggaggatcacttgaggacaagagttcaagaccagcctatgagcaacatagtgagactcccatctctacagaaatttAAATCTGGAGCTGTAAATTGACACGCAGGCTTGAGCTGCTAGCAACCATCTTTCTTGCCTAAAGGTCTGGTGAGAATGAAgcccagagaaactgaggcaggagaaaggagaaaagagggcCAGAGCTTTGATGATAATGTCTGAGACCCTGGATCTGACTACACTGGCCTAAAGTCTACCTTTGGTCTTCCTAGTTACATAAGCCAATATATTCTCTTTTGGTTTAAGCTAGTGAGTTAGGTTTCTGCTACTTGTGACCAAGAAAGTCCTGATGAATAAGTGGGCTCTGGGTCATACCAGTTGCTGCCATACCTTCAAGGTCATCAGATCCAACCCACCAGGCAAGATGTTGAGGACGGTCTGCCCAGCAGCGGCCTTTTGCAAGATTCTCAACACCCGCACGCACTCGCTTACCCGCTGATGCACCTGCAACAGACAGTCCCAGTGGGAGCTAGAACATTCCTTACCACCCAGTGAGAATCTCACTCACCTGCAGAACCAAGGAAGAATGCAGGGATAGTTTGCCCACCCACATCTCAGCAAGCACTGTGGGCCCCATGTCCTGAGAAAGGCTCACGTAAGCACTGCCTAATGGCATAATGGAATCAGCCCTACTGTTCACACTCTACCTACCCGCCCACAGGGTTGTCAGGAGGATCCCATGAGATGATGTATGTGAAAGCACGTTGAACACAAAAGGAATTAAGAGTCTTCTCATTAGCCACCCAGTACTGGATTCTACCTGTCCGTTTATAGCACACAGCTATCATTTTTGTCTGCCTAGCACTtgtaccctccccaccccctgcttctCCTGTTAACCTTTCCTTTTGAAGACTGCCCTCCCTCTACCCCCAAATCTAACAATGTATTTCTGGTGGGAACTTCCCACTTTGGTACTTCTCCTCAGGCCAGGGATCCCTCTCCAGGATTTTTCAAACTGCAGCTTGACACCTGGGTGGGGGAACTGGGGGAAGCAACTCGAAAACAGCCCTGTTCTCTCAGATGATGAGGCTGACCATATGCAAGCTCAGCGCTGTCAAGGGCTGTGGTTCTAACCTCAAAAAGTGATTCCGTTTGCACAGAGACAGAGACGAGAGTGAAGAGCAAGGCCTGGTGGCATTCGAGCCTGGTTCCAGTGGTCTTGCTCTTCCTACAGTCTACTTATATGAGCCAATCAATCCCCTTTCGCACCTAAGCAAGCTCAAGTTCGGTTTCTGTCACTGGCAATTGTAGGAGTCCTAATTAAGGTCCCATTCATTCGCACTGATGTGGCAAACTCAGACCCACTATGGTTGAGATTTCGAGGCAGAGGGTTAGTTAAATTCTTGCTTAGTGAGTACAGTATAGAGAGGATAGGCTTATTAACTACGTCTCCCCAACTGGCATAAGCTTACCTGGGGATTCCGAACATGGAATTCCTTCTCCCCTTTCTCAACTCGACGGTAAGGGATCCATTCCTCCTCCAGCGACTCGTTGGTGGGCTGGTTCTCCTCTGGGGCCTGCTTGCAGAAATAGGTGGTTGCAGCTGACTGGTCCCTGAAATATACATGTCATCAGAGAGAAACCAGAAGACACTTTAGAGCTTATTTCTCCCTTTACCAACTCCTCCCTCTCAGCCAAGACACTCTGGATTGCCCGCAGGCCAGTAGGGAAGGATATCTGGTGGCATGCATAGGAGAGTAGAAAAACACGGATTTTAGAGACAgatgtgggtttgaatcccaactcgGCTGTGTCacttttggcaagttatttaacaccTTTGAAccttggttttctcttccttaaaatgggaatattacCTGCCTTGCATGGTTGTTGggagaattagaaataatatattggtAGGAAACTAGCCTATATatatcctagctcactgcaggtACCCAATTCATGACAGTTCATTATGACTGTCATCCCTCACCTGTGCTCCGGCACGGCAACCACAAAGCCACGGGAGGCCAGCTCCATGCAGAAGGCTGAATACAACGTCCTAGAGATGAACAGGGGGAGAGGAGATCAAAAGAACAGCCCAGCCTTCTCCCACGATCCAACTATGCTCTGCTAGCAGCCAGCTCAAAAGACTGACTGGAGCAGGTTCATGGGGGGCAGCCCTCCTCCAGGTGCTCTCTCCAGCCAGCCGCCAGGAAGTGCCTGCAAATCAATCACGGTGTCTTCCGACCCCATACAAACACCGAGTCAGCTCAGCCCCATGCCCCAAACATAGTTTGGCTACTtcaattgcatttttattgtCTATATATTGTACGTCTCCCCAGTTTAGTtgataagctccttgaggacagagactccggctatttttttaatatgcaacTCATCTGTGATTTTTTGGTCCATCTGCCaactttctaggaaaaaaaaaggaatatgggAGACACTGCTAATTGCCTactccaaacatttatttttcccttcttcagTAACAGACTAGTATTTGCAGCTGAAGCCACTGTCATGCCATCAACATACTGCATTTCCCCGCCTCCCTTGCAGCCAGGTTTGCCTGTGTGGTTAAGTTCTAGCCCAGCATGGTCCAACAAAAATATAATGCTACCCTCATaagtaatttaaaactttctagtagatatcttttaaaaaacaaaaagaggacgAATTCGTGCAGGGACTCCAAGGAAGGACTGTAACCATGGGTGCAAAAGCGAGATACCCGCTTCCCAGTCCCTTCATCCTGCTATCCCCTTAGGAAGATCAAAGTGCCTTTTAGCCCGAGTATGGCCCTAAGTGACTTCGTCACACCTTCATGAGGTCACAAGCAGTCActagctcagagaggtgaggcgagttctgagtgaaagaaacccGGCGGGGCAGAGGCCAAGAAGAGGTTGGACTGTGTCCTGCATGTTCCTAACACGGAGGATTTTGTACCTACTTTCATGTCCGAAATGGCTGCATCCCGTTGTCTCTGCTGCTCAGAATTTTTCCAGAGACAGAACCTTGCCTGTTTCCTCACAAACCCACACTATGGCAGCCTGATTAATGCAGATGGCCATGGTGAAGTGTGGACCGATTGGAATGATATGTCCAAGTTTTTTCAGTATGGATGGAGATGCACTACTAATGAGAATTCCTATTCGAACCGTACCCTGATGGGCAACTGGAACCAAGAAAGATATGACCTAAGGAATATTGTGCAGCCCAAACCCTTGCCTTCCCAGTTTGGGCACTACTTTGAAACAACATATGATGCAAGCTACAACAACAAAATGCCACTTTCAACCCATAGATTTAAGCGAGAGCCTCACTGGTTCCCAGGACATCAACCTGAACTGGATCCTCCTCGATACAAATGCACAGAAAAGTCAACTTATATGAGTAGCTATTCAAAACCTCAAATTAGGCATTACCCTGCATGTGTATGGGATCCTAATATTGACCAGTTTCAGGGCCCAggattctaagaaagaaaaagaagcttcATATTTCCAGAGTAGAATGTATTAGGAAGTTATTCTAAGCATAACTAAAAATTTAGCTCACTGTAACACTATTTCACtctctgaataaataaaacaaaaaacacacacacaaaaaaaaaaagaaacaggtgaaattaactttaataatatattttatttaacccattaTAGCTAAAATATTATAACTGCAATATATTATCaattttaacattaataaaatattttattacattcttttttaaaaacatgaagtcTTTGAAATTGGTGTGTATTTTAACAACACTCACAGTGTATCTCAGTTTGGGCCAGCCACAGTTCAAGTGTTcgacagccacatgtagctagaAGATACTACTATGGAGAGAGGGAGCAGCTCTACTCAATGAGATATAAGCAGTTGTGTCATATAGAACTTTCAGGAAATGTCCTTAAAATGAAGAGTGCTCCCTTCCTATTGTCTGGAGGGTGGATGTAATGGCTAGAACTACAGCAGCTACCCTGGGTCATGACATACCCTTAGAAATGGAAGCCACCCATGGCAgatcaagattttaaaagaagttggccaggtgcggtggctcacgcctgtaatcctagcacttgggaggccgaggcaggcagatcgtttgagctcaggagcttgaaaccagcctgagtaagagcgagaccccgtctctactaaacaatagaaagaaattagctggacaactaaaaaatatatatataaaaaattagccgggcatgagcacatgcctgtagtcccagctactcggctgaggcaaaaggattgcttgagcccaggagtttgaggttgctgtgagctaggctgacgccacgacactgtagccagggtgacagagcgagactctgcctcaaaaaaaaaaaagattttaaaagaagtctAGTTCTCTGATAAGTTCATGGAACTACCATATCAACCCTAACTGTCACCCCCTAGCTCTCTTTAtctgagagggaaaaaaactttttgtCATGTTTAAGTCACTATATTTGGGGGTTTTCTGTTAAATACAACTTGCCCAAATCTTAATTGACACAGGAAGGTcagttttttaagtttcttttcacCTTCTCCCACTTTTCCAGGGGAGGCAATGAACTGGATTGAAGGGCCAGAGAGATATCTGACCCCTTCCCAGTTctaactgtgtgacctggggaagGTCTGCCTTTCAGAGCCTGTTCGCTCATCTGAAATATATGCATCTCCtcctgcctacctcacagggctctGTGGGAACCAAATGTGACAATGGCATCGCTAACCTTTAGGTAGTATTTAAATGCACATATTCTTCCCTGGGACAGAAAGTCGTAGGTCTATGACCCATAGGAAGAATTTCAGAGCCCAAATTAACCACAGACACACCAAGAGGAAACAACATCCCTTACTCTCCCTTCCCTTTTTCTTGGTACTTTACTCTGGTTAATGAAGAATATAATTAGCTCACCCAGACCTAATGAAGTGTGAAGCCTCAATTCAGATTCTTAAACCCAAAAGACCACCTCCAAAGTCATGTGCTCACCTGCTCTCTCTGTAAATGCCTGTGAGCTTAAGAGAGAATGTTCCTTAGCTTCTTTTCCCTGCTAGACTATAATTTTCCTGAAGTCAGGAGCtgtatcttcttcaatattgAAAGTCCAACCCTGGCACAGCcctagcacatagcaggtactcaattTACTGACTATGAAAGCAACATGAAACACCACCTACTTGCCCTTCTAGCCGCATCTCCACATCTACTCTCCACTTCCTGCCATAGGCTATAGCTCTGTGAATTTACACTTGGCTCTTCTAGCGGATGCAACTTCCTTGATTTATTCATGTCTATACGTTCCACCTTCCTCTCTTGCCAAGGGGCTGGCACAGAGCATGTGCTCCACAGATGTCTGGTGAACGAATGAGAACACAGCCCTTGTATTTACTCAGTAAACACTTACTGGGGAACCACTACtttccaggcactgtcctaggcactgGAGCAACAGAAGAcaggtctctgccttcatggagcttacaatctagttgGGAAGACAGACATTAGAGAATAAGTACACAAACAATTAATTCATTACAATTATGTTGAATACTGAGAAGTACAGACTGTCCTATGAAAGCATATGACTGGAAAAGTTAATCTAACATAATATGGGGGTCAGGATGCGTTTCCCTAAAACAGTGGCATCTAAATTGAGACCTTAAAGGTAATTTGGAATTAGCTAGGCAAAAGCGAGAGTGGGGACAGGAAAAGAAGAGCAGAACAGTGAATACTCCAGACAAAGGGAACAGCCACAAAGCAGAGAACAGATGAGGACCTCAAGGCAGGAAATAATACAGTGCCTTTAACTAAGTGAAAGGAGGTCAGTCTGTCCGGAGAGCTGGAATGGGGCAAGTAGCAAGAAACGAGGCTGGAAACTTTGTCTTGGACCTGTATCCAGGTATGACCAGGAAAAGAACTGAATTAAGTTCAAAGAGCTATTAAAAGCTTtatccactgcactccagcctgggtaacacagcaagacgtcgtctcttaaaaaaaaaaaaaaattaaaaaactttaaaagttttaagtaGGGCagggacattcattcattcattcaacaaatatttattgagtacctattatatacctggcactgttctaggtgctggaatGATAAGATCATAGTTGGTTTTAAAATAGATCTCCCTGGCTACAGTGTGGACAATggtttgggggctggggaggaaaaaATAGATGCCTTTGAGATGTGTAACATTCTGGGACATAAATTAGACATGTATGCAGATGGATGAACAGACAGAACACTCACAAGCTTAAATAGGAACACAAGTACTACAGTTATTAAGCTATACAAAACACCAACGTATAGAAATCAGAATTCATGGGAAGGATTTTGAATGGACACTGAATTATGAAACTTAGGGCAAGGTTTCCCAAAGTCTGGTAAAAGATTCTACAGTTTACCATCACTATATCCCTCtatgtagaaaaagaaagaggggaagTGACATAGGTGTACACCCAGTAGGTGCCAATAGAACTGAATCCTCACACACCACCCTATGGGAGCGGCATCTCCATCTGACAGGTgatgaaattgaggctcagagggttATACAACTTTCCCAAGCTCACACAGAGCACAAGTGGTGTGGCTGAGATTTGTAGGTTAGGCTGGTAGCTCCATGAGTGCAGGGAGCAAGTCTGTCTTACTCAGTACTCTCTAGTAGGCCCTCAACAAACACTGAATAGATAATTCTCTTCCTTCAGAGTAGAGGAggggataattaaaaaaaaaaaaaaagaatagataattCTCCGACTACAAAGCTCATGCTCTTTCCAATACTTCTGGGCTCTTACAGAGGAAGAAAGCTGAAAAGCTGaaaacatgtattttcttttttttttttttttttttgagacagagtctcactctgttgcccaggctagggtgccatggcatcagcctagctcacagcaacctcaaactcctgggctcaagtgatccttctgcctcagcctccagagtagctgggactacaggcatgtgccaccatgtctggctaatttttttctatatagttttagttgtccagctaatttctttctatttttagtagatatggggtctcgctcttgctcaggctggtctcgaactcccaagctcaaacgatccacccgcctcagcctcccagagtgctaggattataggcatgagccaccgcgcccggtcaaaaacatgtatttatataaatgctGGAACACAAGAAGTGAAGGATGTGAAAGCTGCCGAAAGGCTCCACCAGGTGAAAGTGGCTTGGGAAGGACCTTCTCGAGAAGGTGGCCACAGTGCTTTGGGCAGATGGGAGATAAGACAGCCGGCAGATGGAGATGTCTGTTTTTCTGCCCTTTGAGAATAAGTTAAGACCCTGCAGCCATCACTAGGCAAGGAATATGGCAAGGTCTGGGGGAGAGAAGCTCTCACCTGAAGGCTCCCAGGCCATGGGAGAAGATGATCAAGGGGTATCCAGAGTCCTTTGTCTTAAATGGGCCATTCCAGCTAACAGGCAGGCGACAAGATCCTAGAAAAGACATGGGCTGTAGAATCTCTGGCTGCCCCAAAGCTGTAATCCCAAAGGCAGCTGGAGGGAGGCATGGGT is a genomic window of Eulemur rufifrons isolate Redbay chromosome 8, OSU_ERuf_1, whole genome shotgun sequence containing:
- the LOC138389250 gene encoding cilia- and flagella-associated protein 68-like encodes the protein MSEMAASRCLCCSEFFQRQNLACFLTNPHYGSLINADGHGEVWTDWNDMSKFFQYGWRCTTNENSYSNRTLMGNWNQERYDLRNIVQPKPLPSQDLSESLTGSQDINLNWILLDTNAQKSQLI